The genomic segment CGCAAGGTCTTCGCCGTGAACATGCCGAACAACGGGCAGATCACGAACATGCCGCGTGGCGAGATCGTCGAGTCATCGGCGCTGGTGGGCGCGTTCGGGGCGATCCCGTTCGCGGTCGGCGACCTGCCGGACTTCGTGCTGCCGATGACCGAGATGCTGGCGCGCAGCCGCAAGCTGGCGGTGGACGCGGCGTTCAGCGGCGACCGCGACAGGCTGCTCTACGCCCTGATGGCCGACCCGCTCGTGGACTCGCTGCCGCAGGCGCAGCCCATGATGGACGAGATGCTGGCCGCGCAGGCGCAGTGGCTCCCGCAGTTCGCGTGAGGCAGCAACGGATCTACCACGAAGGAAGTCATCGCCAGCGACGAGGTCCACAAGCTGTCGCGGTGCGCCGCCGGGACTCTGGACAGGGAGCGGACCGAGGCCGTGTGGGAGTGTATCATGGGCCTCGAAGACACCGCCGACGTCGCGGCGCTCGCCGAGCTGCTCAGGCCGTGAGCGCCGAACGCCGCCGGCGGAAGCACGTTCACCACAGCAGAGAGGGAACCGCATGGGCGCCGCCCCCGAACTCCAGGTCGTTGCGCCGGATCCGAAGGTCCACCTGCCCGAGATGTACGAGATGTGCGCCAAGGTTTTCAGCAAGCCCGAGCGCCACGCAACCTTCCTCGAATGGTGCAGGAACGCCTACATCGGGAACTCGCACTACGACTGGAACACGGCGACGATCGGCATCCTGGACGGGCGCATCGTCACGCACTACGGCATCTGGGGCTACGTGATGCGCATCGGCTCGGCGCGCATCCGCAAGACGGGCGTCGGGCTCGTGGCCACCCACCCCGACTACCGCAAGCGCGGGCTGATGACGCTGACGGCCAACCGCAGCATGGAGCTGATGCGCGAGAACGGCTACGACATGTCCACCGTCACCGGCATCGCCCACTACTACGACCGCTTCGGCTACGTGCCGGCCTGGAACGTCACGGACTACAGCGTCGAGGCGCACCACCTGCCGGACGAGAAGCCCGGCGTCCGCATCCGCACGTTCGAGCCGGGCCATCACGCCGATCTGGCGAAGCTCTACAACCGCCGGAACGCGCGGCGCACGTGCACCGTCATGCGGCCCACGTTCCTGAAGAACCAGCGGCCCGGTCAGTGGTTCGGCTATCGCTGGAACGACACCGACGGCAAGCTCGCGGGCTACGTCATCGTCTCGAAGGAAAAAAGCACCCTCCGCGCCCTCGACTGGGCGGGCAACGACGCCGACACGTTCGCCGTGCTCTGCTCGCTCGTTCGGAAGCACGGCAGCGAAATCCTGGCCTTCAAAGGCATGCACTACGACGACCCGCTGCGTACGCGCGTGATCGGGCAGTTCTGCGCCACAGCCACCACGCGCTACCGCAGCACCGGCGGCCCGATGATCACAACGATCAACCTGGCCTCCACGCTCACGAAGCTGGCCGGCGAGTTCTCGAGGCGCCTGAAGGACTCATCGGCCGCCGACTGGCAGGGAAGCCTGGTCATCGCCGACGCCAACGAGAAGGCCACGCTCCTGATCGACCGCTCGAAGGTTGAGGTGGGACCGCCGGCCCGCACGAAGCACTCCATCTCCGGCGGGAATCACATCGCGCGGCTCCTCATCGGCTCCGACGAGCCCGGCGAGGTCGTCAAGGACGCCGGCATGAGGCTGATGGGCGACGCCCGGCGCCTGGTCGAGGTGCTCTTCCCCAACAACCATCCCACCCAGGGGCAGTGGGACCACGTCTGACGTCGGAAACGGGACGACGGGGGCGTCACGGGGCCGTCGCGTCGGGTTCGTCGTCCGCCCGGGGGGCCTCCTCGGCCGACGCCGTCGGCTCGGGAGCGGTCGGAGTGTCGACCCCGGCCTTGTCGACGGACGGCGCAGAGCCCGGCCGGTTCGCGGCGAGCCGGTCGAAGTCGGCCCGCTTGGGCAGGTCCTTGATCGAGCGGAGGCCGAAGACCTCCAGGAAGTGCTTCGTCGTGCCGTAGAGGAGGGGGCGGCCCAGCTCCTCGCTGCGGCCGACCACCTTGATGAGCCGCCGGCCGGCGAGGGCCCGCAGGATCGAACCGGCCTGCACGCCGCGGATATCGTCGACCTCGGCGCGCGTGATCGGCTGGCGGTAGGCGACGACGGCGAGCGTCTCCAGGGCGGCCTTGCTGAGGGTCTCCTGGCGCTGCTGGGTGTTCAGGCGGCCGATCCAGGGGGCGTATTCGGGGCGCGTGAGCATCTGGAAGCCGCCGGCGATCTCTTCCAGCGAGAAGGCGTGTCCGCCCTCGTCGTACTGGCGCTTGAGTTCCTTCAGGGCCGCGCGCACCTGCCGGCCGTCGGCCGTCCCGGCGGCCTCGCTCAGCCGCCGGACGCTCACGGGACGGTCCGTGCTGAAGAGCAGCGCTTCAACGATCGCCTTCAGTTCGGACAGATCAGTCGAATCGGTCGAATCAGTCGGATCGAGCGGCTCCCCGTCCTCGTCCGCCTCGGGGCCTTGGGCCGGCTCGGCGGCTTCCGGCTCCTCGGGCTGGTCGTCCGCGGCGGGTTCCTGCACGGGATGTTCGGCCGGCACTTCCTGGTCGCTCATCGGCCGTAGACCTCCGCCGTGCGTTCGATGATACGTCCCACGGCATTGCGGACGGCCAGCGTGGTCGCCTCGCTGGTCCTCGTGGCGCCCGTCACGGCCGCGATCCGGTCGGTGTCCTTCCGCGTCTCCACGACCAGATCGCTGAGCCGCTTGCCGGAGAACTGGTCCTGGAACCATGGACGCCGCTCCGCCGGTCTCGCCCCGGCGAGCGCGCCCCAGACGGACACGTCCTTCTCGACGGCCCGGATGTTCTCGCCCAGGCCCGGAGTCTCACCACTCTCGAACACGGCCATGGCGTGGATGACGGGGTCGGCGGCCAGCGCACCGTTCGGCGAGTCGGCACGCACGGACACGATGACCTCGACGGTACTCTGGTAGCCCTTGGCCTCGCCCCTAGCGGCGTAGAGGGTCCGCCCGTCGTCGCGGCAGACGTATACTTTGTCCTCGTCGGCGACGTCCTGCGCGTAGGCGCCCACCGTGCCGTACTCGTCCGCTTCGCCCAGAACGGCCTGCAGCGCCTGCCGGAACGCCCTGGCCATGTTCTCTTCGATGTCGGATTTCATGGCCTGGTAGAGCGCGGCGACGCCGAGCCCGCTGACCAGGCAGATAGCGGCGAGCACGATGACGGCGGTGGGCGGCCGGCGCGATCCGGGCCTCGCCTGCAGATCCTCAGTCATGTTCCCCTCGGAGAGGCTTTCGGGGTCCGCGAGCCGTACACCCGCGGGCGGACCCAGCGGTCGATCAGCGGCGTCGCCGTGTTCATGAGCACGATCGAGTAGGCGACGCCTTCGGGATAGCCGCCGTAGCGGCGGATCAGAGAGACAAGCAGCCCGCAGCCGACGGCGAAGATCGCCCGGCCGGCCGGAGTGACGGGCGTTGTGACCAGGTCGGTCGCCATGAAGAACGCCCCGAGGACGAGCCCGCCGCTCAACACATGATAGAGCGGGTCGCGGGCCCACGCGGGGGCGTCCTGCCCGGCCGGCAGCAGCCAGGTGAGGGCGAACACCGTGCCGATGTAGCAGACGGGGATGCGCCAGTCGATGATCCGGCGGGCGATCAGGAACAGGCCGCCGACGATCAGGGCCGCCTTGCACGTCTCGCCGATGCAGCCGGGGACGCCGTTGCCGGCCAGGAGGTCGAGGTACGACCACGCCCGGCCGGCCGTCTCCCCGGCCAGCGGGGAGGCTGCCGTGACCGCGTCGGCCGCCGCACGCCCCCACAGGGCGCGCGGGACCGGCCAGGAGGCCAGGCTGATCTGCGTGGGATACGCGAACTGCAGGAAGATGCGCCCGACCAGGGCGGGGTTCCACACGTTGTTGCCGAGTCCGCCGAACGTGTGCTTGGCGATGGCGATCGCGAACGCTCCGCCGACCAGGGGCACGTACGCGCCCACGCCGGCCGGCAGCACCATGGCCAGCAGCAGGCCCGTGATGAGCGCGCTGCCATCGGCCGCGTGCGAGAGCGGCCTGCCGCGGATGCGCAGGCAGGCCAGCTCGGCCACCTCGCAGGCGACGATGCTCAGGACGTAGACCTTCAGCGCGGCCGGCCCGAAGGCGTAGAGGCTCACGGCGACGGCCGGCAGAAGCGCGGCGACCACCGTCCACATGATCCGCTCGACGGAGTCGGGGTGCCGCACGTGCGGGGACGAACTGACCACAAGCTGCGATTCCATGGCTATCCTTTGCACATGCGGGGGCGCGTCCGCTCAGCTCTTCCTGGCCTGCTGCTGCTTGCGGCGGCGGAGTTCGGCCTTGCCGAACTTGACCATGTGGACGATCCGCCGCCCCGCCGGGCAGACGTAGGCGCAGCAGCCGCACTCCTTGCACTCGAGCATCCCGTACTCGACGGCGGCGTCCCAGTCGTGCCGCTCCATGGCGATGCTCATCTCGCCCGGCATCAGGCCCAGCGGACAGTGCTGCACGCAGCGCCCGCACCGGATGCAGTCGCGCTGCGGCGGCACGGAGACGGCGCGGCGCACCAGGATGCAGCCGTTGCCCTTGATCAGTGGCACGTCGAGCGTGCCCTGGGCGAGGCCCATCATGGGGCCGCCCAGGATGACCTGGTTGGCGTCCTCCCGCAGGCCCTGCCGGCACACGATGTCGCCGACGTTCGTGCCGATGCGCTCGATGAAGTTCCCGGCGTTCTCGACGCCGTCGCCCGTCACGGTCACCGGGCGTTCGATCAGGGGCCGCCGGAAGCGCACCGCGTCGCGGATGGCGATGGCCGTGGCAACGTTGTGCACGAGGCAGCCGACGTCGCCCGGCAGGCCGCCCTGGCTGGGCACTTCCCGGCCCGTGACGGCCGTGATGAGCTGCTGCTCGGCGCCCTGCGGGTATTTCACCCGGAGGGGGACGACGCGCAAGTCCGGGTCGCCCGCAAGAGCCCGTTCGAACGCCTCGACGGCGTCCGGCTTGTTGAGTTCGATTCCCACGTAGCCGTTCGAAGCACCGACGATGCGCATGATCAGGCGCAGCCCGTCGATGATGTCCTCGGTGCGCTCGATCATCAGCCGGTGGTCGACGGTGACGAACGGCTCGCATTCGGTGCCGTTGATGAACACGTCCGTAACGGGCATGTCGGGCGGCGGGCTGAGCTTGACGTGCGCAGGGAACGTGGCGCCGCCCAGGCCCACGATGCCGCACTCCTGCACCAGTTCAACCATCCGCTTCGCGTCCATGGCCTCGACGTCCTGCGGCTCGTTCAGGCCGTCGGCCCACCGCTCCTCGCCGTCGCTCTCGATGATGACGGCCGGGACGCGGGCGCCCGTGACCGAGAAGATGCGGTTCTCAACCGCCCGAACGGTCCCGCTGACGGGCGCGTGGGCGTTGGCGCTGACAAAGCCCCGGGCCTGGCCGACGATCTGCCCCTTGCGCACCCTGTCCTTCTTGTCCACCACGGGTGCGGCGGGCGCGCCGATGTGCTGGGCCATCAGGACGGCGACTTCGGCGGGGGGATCGGAGGCCGCCAAAGGCATTCCGCTTGTGCGGGCCTTGCCATCGGCGGGGTGCACCCCGCCCCGGGGGAACGTGCGTGTTTTGGTGTCTGTAGCCATTGGGGACGCAGGGGTCTTCAGGGTGTCGGGCAATGGGCGCGGAGGGCGCGGCCGATCTGGCGCACGGCCTGCTGAAGGCGCTGCTTCTTCTCGACGATGGCCATGCGCACGAACCCGTCGCCGGCCGCGCCGAAGGCCGATCCCGGGGCGATGGCCACGTTGGCCTCGTTCAGCAGCATCGTGCAGAACTCGACCGAGCCCATGGCGCGGAGCGGCTCGGGCAGCGGGGCCCAGACGAACATGCTGCCGCGGGGGCTCGGCACGTCCCACCCGTACTGGGCCAGACCACGACAGAGCACGTCGCGCCGTTCCTGGTAGATGGCCGCCTGCCTCGCCACGTGGTCGGCGCAGTCGCGCAGCGCGATGATCGCCGCGATCTGCACGGGCATGAACAGGCCGTAGTCGTAGTAGCCCTTCACGCGCGCCAGGGCCTGGACGATGTCGCGGTTCCCCACGCAGAAGCCCACGCGCCAGCCCGCCATGTTGAAGCTCTTGGACAGGGTGGAGAACTCGACGCCCACGTCCTTCGCCCCGGGCGCCTGGAGCAGGCTGGGCGCGCGATAGCCGTCGAACGTGACGTGGCTGTAGGCGAAGTCGTGCATGATGACGATGTCGTGCCGGCGGCCGAACTCCACGGCGCGCTCGAAGTACGGCGGCTCCACGGTCAGCGCGGTGGGGTTGTGCGGAAAGTTCAGGATCAGCATCTTGGGCTTCGGCTCGATGGTCGGCACCAGGTCGTCCAGCCGGTCGAAGAACTCGGGCGTGTCGCCCACGGGGACGTTCACGAACCTGCCGCCGGCGAACGCCACGCTGTAGAGGTGCGGCGGGAAGGCGGGCACCGGCACGATCACGGTGTCGCCGTGGTCCACGAGCGCAAGGCTCAGGTGCGATATGCCTTCCTTGCTGCCGATGGTGCAGATGACCTCCGTCTCCGGGTCGAGTTCGACGCCGTACTCGCGGTCGTAGAAGGCGGCCACCGAGCGTTTCAGGTTGGCGATGCCGTCCGCACTGACGCTGTATCGGTGGTTCCGGGGCTGCCGGGCGACCTCGATCAGCTTCTCGACGATAGGTTCCGGGGTGGGGTCGCTCGGGTTGCCCATGCCCAGGTCGATGATGTCGATGCCCTCGCGACGACGCGCGAGCTTCGTCGCATTCAGCCTGCCGAACACGTATTCGGGCAGGTCCGCAATCCGCTTCGCCAGCTTCGCCTTCATGGCTGCCTCAATCCAGCGTGACTCTGATCTCTGCCTCGGCCTTGAGCTTGATCAGCAGGGCGCGGCTGCGCGCACGCGCCTTGCGCAGCCGCAGTTCCCGTTCCAGAGACGAGCGCACGGACTCCAGGGGCGGCGCCTCGGCGGGGGAAGTACGATCAAGGAGTTGTATTATACGATACCGCCCCCCCTCTTTAAAGATACCGCTCACCTCGCCCCGCCCCAGCCCCTGCGCGTGCGGCCAGTACGGGTGTTCGGGCCTCACGACGACCTCCGGGGCCCCCTCCATCCAGAGCCCCGGGCCGACCATCTCGGTGCGCGCCACCAGGTCCGGCTCGATGCCCATCGCCAGCTTGCGATACATCTGCTCGGCCCGGATCGCGTTCTCCGCCGTCAGCTCCTTCACCACGATGCGCTCCCCGTGCAGTTCCCGGTGCGCGGCCAGGATCTCGGCCTCCGAGACGGCCGCCTCGCCGTCGACCATCATCTCCGCCAGCAGTGTGGCGCGCACGTCGGCGGGATCCACCAGGCGGTTCACGAGTTCGGCCCGGAACTCCTCCGGCGTCAGGCCCGAGCGCAGCAGCCGGCGCTCCAGCGCGTCGCCGTCCCCGCCGCCCTGTGCGGCCTGGTTCGCCTGGAGCTGCTCGGCGATCCGGTCCAGCCGCGTCCGGTAGACCTCGTCCGGCACGCTCAGTCCCCGCCGCTCCG from the Candidatus Brocadiaceae bacterium genome contains:
- a CDS encoding FMN-binding protein; translated protein: MTEDLQARPGSRRPPTAVIVLAAICLVSGLGVAALYQAMKSDIEENMARAFRQALQAVLGEADEYGTVGAYAQDVADEDKVYVCRDDGRTLYAARGEAKGYQSTVEVIVSVRADSPNGALAADPVIHAMAVFESGETPGLGENIRAVEKDVSVWGALAGARPAERRPWFQDQFSGKRLSDLVVETRKDTDRIAAVTGATRTSEATTLAVRNAVGRIIERTAEVYGR
- a CDS encoding RnfABCDGE type electron transport complex subunit D, whose translation is MESQLVVSSSPHVRHPDSVERIMWTVVAALLPAVAVSLYAFGPAALKVYVLSIVACEVAELACLRIRGRPLSHAADGSALITGLLLAMVLPAGVGAYVPLVGGAFAIAIAKHTFGGLGNNVWNPALVGRIFLQFAYPTQISLASWPVPRALWGRAAADAVTAASPLAGETAGRAWSYLDLLAGNGVPGCIGETCKAALIVGGLFLIARRIIDWRIPVCYIGTVFALTWLLPAGQDAPAWARDPLYHVLSGGLVLGAFFMATDLVTTPVTPAGRAIFAVGCGLLVSLIRRYGGYPEGVAYSIVLMNTATPLIDRWVRPRVYGSRTPKASPRGT
- a CDS encoding GNAT family N-acetyltransferase yields the protein MGAAPELQVVAPDPKVHLPEMYEMCAKVFSKPERHATFLEWCRNAYIGNSHYDWNTATIGILDGRIVTHYGIWGYVMRIGSARIRKTGVGLVATHPDYRKRGLMTLTANRSMELMRENGYDMSTVTGIAHYYDRFGYVPAWNVTDYSVEAHHLPDEKPGVRIRTFEPGHHADLAKLYNRRNARRTCTVMRPTFLKNQRPGQWFGYRWNDTDGKLAGYVIVSKEKSTLRALDWAGNDADTFAVLCSLVRKHGSEILAFKGMHYDDPLRTRVIGQFCATATTRYRSTGGPMITTINLASTLTKLAGEFSRRLKDSSAADWQGSLVIADANEKATLLIDRSKVEVGPPARTKHSISGGNHIARLLIGSDEPGEVVKDAGMRLMGDARRLVEVLFPNNHPTQGQWDHV
- the scpB gene encoding SMC-Scp complex subunit ScpB, whose protein sequence is MSDQEVPAEHPVQEPAADDQPEEPEAAEPAQGPEADEDGEPLDPTDSTDSTDLSELKAIVEALLFSTDRPVSVRRLSEAAGTADGRQVRAALKELKRQYDEGGHAFSLEEIAGGFQMLTRPEYAPWIGRLNTQQRQETLSKAALETLAVVAYRQPITRAEVDDIRGVQAGSILRALAGRRLIKVVGRSEELGRPLLYGTTKHFLEVFGLRSIKDLPKRADFDRLAANRPGSAPSVDKAGVDTPTAPEPTASAEEAPRADDEPDATAP
- a CDS encoding aminotransferase class I/II-fold pyridoxal phosphate-dependent enzyme translates to MKAKLAKRIADLPEYVFGRLNATKLARRREGIDIIDLGMGNPSDPTPEPIVEKLIEVARQPRNHRYSVSADGIANLKRSVAAFYDREYGVELDPETEVICTIGSKEGISHLSLALVDHGDTVIVPVPAFPPHLYSVAFAGGRFVNVPVGDTPEFFDRLDDLVPTIEPKPKMLILNFPHNPTALTVEPPYFERAVEFGRRHDIVIMHDFAYSHVTFDGYRAPSLLQAPGAKDVGVEFSTLSKSFNMAGWRVGFCVGNRDIVQALARVKGYYDYGLFMPVQIAAIIALRDCADHVARQAAIYQERRDVLCRGLAQYGWDVPSPRGSMFVWAPLPEPLRAMGSVEFCTMLLNEANVAIAPGSAFGAAGDGFVRMAIVEKKQRLQQAVRQIGRALRAHCPTP
- the rsxC gene encoding electron transport complex subunit RsxC; its protein translation is MATDTKTRTFPRGGVHPADGKARTSGMPLAASDPPAEVAVLMAQHIGAPAAPVVDKKDRVRKGQIVGQARGFVSANAHAPVSGTVRAVENRIFSVTGARVPAVIIESDGEERWADGLNEPQDVEAMDAKRMVELVQECGIVGLGGATFPAHVKLSPPPDMPVTDVFINGTECEPFVTVDHRLMIERTEDIIDGLRLIMRIVGASNGYVGIELNKPDAVEAFERALAGDPDLRVVPLRVKYPQGAEQQLITAVTGREVPSQGGLPGDVGCLVHNVATAIAIRDAVRFRRPLIERPVTVTGDGVENAGNFIERIGTNVGDIVCRQGLREDANQVILGGPMMGLAQGTLDVPLIKGNGCILVRRAVSVPPQRDCIRCGRCVQHCPLGLMPGEMSIAMERHDWDAAVEYGMLECKECGCCAYVCPAGRRIVHMVKFGKAELRRRKQQQARKS